In Clostridiisalibacter paucivorans DSM 22131, one DNA window encodes the following:
- a CDS encoding transposase — protein sequence MARKPRIHYVRALYHIITRGNNRQNVFEGENEKEEYLKIVKRYKERYGFKLYSYCIMDNHAHLLIEVEKAKAPLS from the coding sequence ATGGCAAGAAAACCTAGAATACATTATGTACGAGCACTATATCATATAATAACTAGAGGAAATAACAGACAAAATGTATTTGAAGGAGAAAATGAAAAAGAAGAATATTTAAAAATTGTAAAGAGGTATAAAGAGAGATATGGATTCAAATTATATTCATATTGTATTATGGACAATCATGCTCATTTACTTATAGAAGTAGAAAAGGCAAAGGCACCTTTAAGTTAA
- a CDS encoding UPF0236 family transposase-like protein — protein sequence MKKIYLSGDRAKWIKDSVGWIKGSIFVLDRFHLSKYIKIATAHLPYTTPIMWYYINKLDKKSVLDLFGVIIEGTKLETKINAIKDSRRYIMNQCEGIKNQYNKDYIGCSAEGHISHILADRLSSRPRAWSNIGVDQMSRLRVFKANGGDVYDLIINKQKEEQKKLRLSKLSKQNMQKTINKSMSGA from the coding sequence ATAAAGAAAATCTATTTATCAGGAGATAGAGCTAAGTGGATAAAGGATAGTGTAGGATGGATTAAAGGAAGTATCTTTGTACTAGATAGATTTCATTTATCTAAATATATAAAGATAGCCACAGCTCACTTACCTTATACAACACCTATTATGTGGTATTATATAAACAAATTAGATAAAAAAAGTGTACTTGATTTATTTGGAGTTATCATTGAAGGAACTAAGTTAGAAACAAAAATAAATGCAATAAAAGATTCTAGAAGATATATAATGAACCAATGTGAAGGTATAAAAAATCAGTATAATAAGGATTATATAGGTTGTAGTGCTGAAGGTCATATAAGTCATATATTAGCCGATAGGCTAAGCTCTAGACCACGTGCATGGAGCAATATAGGTGTAGATCAAATGTCTAGACTTAGAGTATTTAAAGCTAATGGTGGAGATGTATATGATTTAATCATTAACAAGCAAAAAGAAGAACAAAAGAAATTAAGATTAAGTAAATTGAGTAAACAAAATATGCAAAAAACAATTAATAAATCTATGAGTGGAGCTTAA